The Limibacillus sp. genomic interval GCCGCGGGTCGGAACTTACTCGGCGCCGTAGACGTCGAAGTCGAAGTAAGCCTTGTTGATCTGCGCATAGACGCCGTTCTTGCGAATGGCGGTGATGGCCTCGTTCAGGCACTCACGCAGCTTGTCCTCGCCCTCACGCACGGCGATGCCGGCGCCGGTGCCGTGGTACTTGGGGTTGGAGTAGTCGGGACCGACGAACTCGAAGCCCTCACCTTCCGGCGTGTTCAGGAAGCCGTCCAGAAGCGCGACGGAGTCGGCCATGATCAGGTCGACGCGGCCGGAAACCAGATCGGCGTTGGCCTCGTCCTGAGTGGCGTAGTTGCGGACCTCGACCTCGGGGAACTCACCGCGCAGGAAGTCCTCGTGGATGGTGGCGCGCTGCACGCCCACGACCTTGCCGGCCAAACCCTCGGGAGAGACGTCGAAGCCGGCGCCCTCGGCGGCCACGAACTTGGCCGGGGTGTTGTAGTACTTGTTGGTGAAGTCCACGACTTCCTCACGCTTGGGCGTGATGGACATGGAGGCGATGATGGCGTCGTACTTCTTGGCCTGCAGGCCGGGAATGATGCCGTCCCAGTCCTGGGTGACGAAGCTGCAGGTCATGCCGGCCTCGTCGCAAAGCGCGTTGGAGATGTCGATGTCGAAACCGACCAGATTGCCGTTCTCGTCGATCGAGTTGAACGGAGGGTAGGCGCCCTCGGTTCCGACACGCACTTTCATGCCGGCGCACTCGCCGGCGGCCCAGGCCTGACCGGCTATCTTGGCTTATTAGCTTTAGACCCTTAGCTTTGCGTCTCCGCTTTTCAACGGATTTGCCTTTTCGGTTTATTTATAATTCTATTGGTTAGTAGATGCCCTCTTTTCCTCTATCCGCCCTTGGTGGAGGAAGATGACCTTGTTGGACACTTCGCGAGCGAAGCCCATTTCGTGAGTGACCACGATCATGGTGCGGCCCTCTTCGGCCAGCTGACGCATGACACGCAGCACCTCGCCCACCAGCTCCGGATCGAGCGCGGAGGTCGGCTCGTCGAAGAGCATGACCTCGGGCTCCATCGCCAGCGCCCGCGCAATGGCCGCGCGCTGCTGCTGGCCGCCCGAAAGGTGCGCCGGATAGTAGTCCAGCTTGTCGGCAAGACCGACCTTCTCCAGGACTTTCTGGGCTGTCGCGGCGGCCTCCGCCTTGGACT includes:
- a CDS encoding ABC transporter substrate-binding protein, which translates into the protein MAGQAWAAGECAGMKVRVGTEGAYPPFNSIDENGNLVGFDIDISNALCDEAGMTCSFVTQDWDGIIPGLQAKKYDAIIASMSITPKREEVVDFTNKYYNTPAKFVAAEGAGFDVSPEGLAGKVVGVQRATIHEDFLRGEFPEVEVRNYATQDEANADLVSGRVDLIMADSVALLDGFLNTPEGEGFEFVGPDYSNPKYHGTGAGIAVREGEDKLRECLNEAITAIRKNGVYAQINKAYFDFDVYGAE